In the genome of Canis lupus familiaris isolate Mischka breed German Shepherd chromosome 17, alternate assembly UU_Cfam_GSD_1.0, whole genome shotgun sequence, the window AAGCTTGCACTAGGACATGGTTGGTGCCAGGGAAAGGAAGGCTCTGGAAACTGGGAAAAGTCATCCTTGGAGGATAAGGCCAACTTTTGTGGGACAGGTTTAAGGCATGCTGAATAttgcggtggtggtggtggtggtggtggtggcagctggGGTCAAAGCCTTTGGAAAGGGGTGGTGGAGGAACATTAAGTGATTtcattcctctcccctcccttagCTCCACATTGTACATTATGATTCTGACTCCTATGACAGCTTGGGCGAGGCTGCTCCAAAGCCGCAGGGCCTGGCTGTCTTGGGCATCCTCATTGAGGTCAGTGGTCCCCAatccctcccagcctctccccactcTGTCCCCACCGCTCAATCCAATTCTGTCCATGTCTATTGCTGCTCCCTCACCCTTAGCTGGGCAGCAGCCTACTCTGATCATTTTTTCTCTATATGAACACCTTACGCCAAATGTGGACTCATTCCAAACTCTCTCCCTTTCCAGGTGGGTGAGGCTAAGAATCCAGTTTATGAACATATTCTGAGTCACCTCCATGAAATCAGGCATAAAGGTGAGCCTGAGATTAGACTTCAGGGGGCACTTCCTCACAAAGGCCTATGAGGCCAGGGATGACAGTGAGTTAGGGGCCAGGAGTTTGGCTTCTGGGAGCCCTATCTGGGTAAGCTGGGGTACAATGAGGGGGAGAAGAGTCCCAGTCTCTTCTCCCCCAGATCAGAAGACTTCAGTGCCTCCCTTCAATGTGGGAGAGCTGCTCCCCCCACAGCTGAACCAGTTCTTCCGCTACAATGGCTCGCTCACCACACCCCCCTGCTACCAGAGTGTGCTCTGGACAGTCTTCAATCGAAGGGCTCAGATTTCCATGGGACAGGTGAGCGGTGGAGAGGTGAGGCAGCAGGGTCATGGTTAGAGCCTCAGACCCTTTCCCATTCCACAAAGTGAGTGACATTTCTCCCCTAATCCCACTCTTCTACTCCTCAGCTGGAAGAGCTTCAGGAAACGCTGTTTTCCACAGAAGAAGAGCCCTCTAAGCTACTGGTACGGAACTACCGAGCCCCCCAGCCTCTCAATCAGCGAACAGTCTTTGCTTCTTTCATCCAAGGTGACTGCACAGGGCTTGGAAAAGGAGACAGGAGTTGGGGGACTCAATGGCAGGAAAATGGGAGACCctgggaggagaaaaaagaaggctAGAAGGGGAAGGGGACTTGCTTGGACCAGGAATCCCTCCACCCCTGAGTGCCAGATGATCTTCCCCAGCACAGAGGCAGAGTGTGCTGCTCCCAGCTGTGATGGGGAGCGCAAGGCCCACTGACCAGTGTCTTCTTCCCTTACAGTGGGATCCTTGTATACTACAGGTAAGACAGCCAGGTAGGAGGGGCCGGGGGCGTCACGTGAGGGAAAGTCTCATTATCTGTTAGTCCCAGGATGACaccttctgtgtttctctctcccagGCGAAATGCTGAGTCTGGGAGTGGGAATCTTGGTTGgctgtctctgccttctgttgGCTGTTTATTTCATCGCCAGGAAGATTCGGTGAGGtcctacttttcatttctttggtccttttttttcctactaggAAGCACTCTATTCCACCTTTAATCTGTTTCACCTAGGATACTAGTCATTTTCATGAACCATTCCCCCTTCTAGGAAGAAGAGGCTAGGAAACCGGAAAACCGTGGTCTTCACCTCAGCACGAACCACAGAGGCATAGACTCCTGTGCCAACATTATGGATGCTCTCCCTTCATGGATATCAGGGAGCTTCTCGAATGAGGTGCAGGGACTGGCCAGAAAATACTGTAGGAGTAGTGGGTAGTCACCCCTCTTTTCTGTAGACAGCCCCTACAGAAAGGCGTGGACAGGCTCTTGTTCATGGAGTAACAGATAGCCTTCTTCGGCCTCTCAAACATGTAGATCAGGACAATGCAGATGGCAAATTATGTTTAGTTGTAGGGGAAGTTGAAGATGTACCCCAAAGTCCTCCATCCCCCTATCCTTGTGTCTCTTTCCCTAGATATAGAACAGGACCTCCCCTTAGGAAAAAGAGTTGCTGCTGTTAgggttatatttttttctcagtatatCTGGAAATTAAACTTTCTAACCCTACCTATGGTTTCACTTTGGGGACTCTTAAGAGTGGGGGAGCTCCTTAATCTCTCTGGTGACAGAGGTGGGCAAAGGACAGGGGAAAAGAAGCATGAGTGAATAACTCTTTTTACCACAGTCTTGCAAGGGGAGATCCGCCTCTGGAAAATACTTAACCCAAAGTTCCTGACATGTGAGACCACCAGCCCATATGTCTGTCCGTACAATCAGAGGTTGCCAGGTTACAATGGAGGTCGGATAAGAGATGTGGAAGGACAAAGAAATCTCAATTAACATGTTATCCCCTCCCTTAAAAGCCAAGTTCCCCCACAATTATAAAGTCCTTTTTATTAGTCAAAATCACAATCACCTTGATTAAAAGGATGGGACATGCCATCCTTAGCAGAAAATGATACAGTTTATAGAAAACCTCCCTGCcagcccactcccaccccccaattaaaaactagaaaaaaatctgccctccttccctgtgTGTCATGGTAGTCTGACTTCTCCAGTGGCATTGCAGCTCTGGAGTGGGTCAAGCTCACCGCAGCACCCTCCACTTCaccttggggaggggggggatgcTGGTGGTCAAGGAGGTTCAAACAGTTCCAGTAATACCAGTTTCCCAAACAtgcacttccttcctttcccccaagGCCTGGGACAAAGCGGAAAGGTGGATAGAACTAAGCCCCGCCAGGAGGAGCAATTTGAGGAAGGAAAATATAGTTCAAGGAGGGTAGGAGAATTCCAACacacctcctcccttccctgccccctactcaaaaaaaaaaaaaaaaaaaaaaggcattttgggGTCTTTATCACACCAAAAATGGTTCCCCTCAGACCTGAGAAAAAGACCAAGATGCCCAGTCTGGGGAGGAGGTACTTGGGAAACTGAGAGCTCATCTACCCTTGAGCCTCCACTAATTTCATCTCCACAGCAACAGGTAAGCTAGGTCCCTTTCCTTGGCAACCTGCACTGTCCAGAACTGGAGGTGGAGAAATACAGGGCGAGGAGATCAGGAGGGCACCCCAGGCCTAGGGGTTCCCCCCCACGTTCCCTCAGTCCTCGGGTGGGATGCGCAGGGCAGAATACACCATCACCCGACTGTCCTCCTGCCGTCGGcctgcagaggggaaggggggtgaGTCTTGCGCAGGGTGAGAGCAGAGCACTGACACATGGGGAGTCCTGGACAACAAGGGGGTCCCCAGATGGTGGGGATCAGTAAGATTCAAACCCACCAGTCACTGACTGGCTGAACCCAGGCTGCTCCTGGTAAAGCCTAGAGACTAAAGGTCACCAGTGGACAAAGCAAAACCCTGAAGGTGGTGGGATAGACCGACGAGGAGACAGAATGGTGGGCAATGGACCTGGGCTAGGGCTGGGCTCAGTCATGGGCagtgggcaggcaggtgggaTCTGTCAGGCGATCAGTCCAGGTAGTCAGTCCTTACACGAGAGGCTGCGTTGGATACTTCGGAAGGAACCTCCAGCTGTGATGAAGGCCCAGAGCCCCATGGAAACAGTGACTGCATAGATGGGCAGCAAGCTGGCCTCATACCAGGGGTTCAGGAATGTCTAGGGATGGGGTTAGAGTAGAAAAGAGGTtagcttctccctctatctaatCCCAGCATTCTCTTCGTGCCTTTGACCCAAACCTCCCCTCGGGTGACTCACTCAAATCCCCCAGTCCTTCCCTTCAAGGCTCCAACATCTTGTGGTTAAGAGGACTTTTGATTTTTCAGCTCCCTCAGAGGtttctgcccctcctgttcaCCTCAGGCCATTTGTATTACAGTTTGCCCAATCCATTCAAACTCCTCCCAGAGCATCCCCACAGTAGGTTATACAATTGATGCAGAGGTGAGAGACTTCTAAACACTTACCTGTCTGCCTCCTCCCTAGGCATGTTTGAAAATGTTAAGAAGTAAGAATATATCTCCCCTCCATCCCACTcaccattaaattttttttctctctaactCGGGCCCCTGTCCCAAACTCACCAGTCCTGATGTCAGTAGGTGACTCCCAACCACCAGGCCCAAAGCCCAGTACCGTCTCCTTTCACAGGCATCAAAGAACACAACTCCCCAAAAGGTATGGAGCAGGATAATGGCTGCTGTCAGAAAGGCtgcagggagggagatggggatgaGATACATCCCTCATCTTCTCCCAGCCTCCTGAGATGTTGAGCCAAAGAAGTCTCCCAGAGAAGGCCAATAAATAAGAGAGGGCCAGGGATGGATGGGGCATGAAGGCAAGACAGAATGCAGACCTTACCTGAAGTCAGGAAGTAATAGGGTGAGTCTCCGTGGATGCCAACCACACCTGGCCCAAGTGCATCAGCCAAAATATTGATAACAGAGAAGACACCACTGATGATACCGAAGGAAAGACCAGAAACTGGGGGGAAGGAGGGTCTCATCAATGTCAGAGATTACTATAGCCTGATTACCAGTGATGCCGCCCCATTCCCAGTCACAATTCCCCCACACCTACTCTCCCTCCAGACCACCTCTCCTTGGAAGTCAGatatgaaggaaaagaagcagCCACTTAGAACATGTGGGTGTTTTTGACTTCCCCAGGAGAAGGGGGTGTCCAACTCCCTCCTCCAGTCCCTCTCCCTTGGCTCACCATAGGCCATCTGGCGGATGGAGATGGGTGATCTTCCGTCCTCACTCAGCGATGCTAACCCCTCATCTGCCttcctggggtgggtggggtgaggtggggtagGGGAAATATGAGGGAGGGCAGAAATGCTCCTTTCCCTCTTAAGTCCTCCCTTAGTGCCTCCTCTTCCAAACCACCACCCAGGGGCTGCCCCACTTCTCATAATGCagtcctctgcccttctcccctctgaACCATCCCATCTTCTTACTTAAGCAGCTTGTAGTAGGCAAAGCGGAACACCTCCTGTAGAAGGACAGAGACCGCAGCACCAAAAATCAGGAGGCCATACTGGAGGCGGGCATCTGACCGGTCGGTCACATGGACCAAGATGAACCAGACCACAGAGGCCAAGAGCAAGGAGACCAGCCAGAAAAATGCCCTGAGGAGAGACAAGGGCAATCAGACAGGCCAGGGTAGGGAGAACCAGAGAAATCAAGGAGGAGAACCAATCAAGGCTGCAGCATGGAAAGTGTAAGTTAGACTTCCGGATGGTCAGGGAGACTGGGAGGAGATAGGCTTGGTGACTCCACTGAGGGAGTCATTTAGGGATCTGAGCGCAGGGGAAGGGCTAGAAATCTGATTAATGAGTCTTTAGAACGATGAAAGTCAGAATGTACGCGCACAGTGGTGAGAGGTGTCCATTCCTGGATCCTCTCTTAGGCCGGCGGAGGTCAGCACACCCCCCTCATAAGTCTTGGCCTTGGGCCTCCTCTGACGTCGCCGGGAGAAGAGGAGGAATCTGTGCGATCCCTGGAAGGCGGAAACCAACTGCGGGAAAAGGCAAATCATCTAGACCCCTGACTCGATCCTTTCCAATCTGCACCTCCGACTGGTCTCCCCCAATTCAGGCTCCCAAGCTCGCCCGGCCCCTTCCGGATCTCTCTCTGGCGCCCTCCCGCGTCTTGTCGACCCCCTTACTCACCCCGCAACCAAGATGATGACGCGAAGAGGGTCCCCAGCCACAGTGATCAAGAAAAGCGCAAAGGCCGGGCCGAAAGCGACGAAAGTGCATCCGAAAAACACTGCGGCCCCCATGGCTGAgcagctgggggcagggtggaAGCCTAGCCGAGAGGGGTGGAGCGGGGAAGCAGGCCAGCTAGGGAGTCCGCTTGGGGTGGCGGCGCGACCCCGTGAGGGGCGCGGTGCAATGTCACCCCCGGACcccggggaaggggagggggacacCCAAACCCCAGATACAAGTCTGCGCGACTTCCTCTACGGAAGCCGAGGAGGGAACAAATCCCGGCCGCAGCCCCATGGCCACCTCCCATCCAATCCCGAAAGCCAATGGCgagccggcgggggcggggcggagggggcgtGGCAGTACTACCTGCTGGGAGTTGTAGTCCTTCTGCCCTCCCTAGCCTCGGATCTGGGTTCTGGGAGTGGCTCCAACGGGTCAAAGAAGGGAGCGCATCGGGCCAGGCCGGGGTTTCTGGGTCCCGTTGGACCTTGGCTGCCGTTCCCTTTCGTGATTTTGTGGGGGAAGGGTGGTAGCAATTCTACGTCTTCTTGAAgagctgcagggggtggggggcggggaagaTCCTGTTGGAACCTCTAAAGGACGAATACACAGAAAGCACAGGATAGAAGGTACAGGGAGATAGGGACGCGTATTGTTCTTACTTGAATGACAGGAAATGAGCTAGAGCTACTGCCTAAGACGTGAAGGTTAGACTTAAAAGTAAGAGCTCTTTCAACAGGCTAGTATAGGAAATATGCACTTCAGCGAGTGTTACCGCTAATGAAGCCTTCATCTGCCATGACTGGAGAGTCAGAGAAACGAGGAGCCTGGACAGAAGTGTTAGGAAAGAGGTTACATGGGATTCGGTGTTAAGATTGAAAGTTAAGACTGTTGGTAAAAAGTAATTCCAGCTATGGAGTTGAaggaaaatcacacacacacacacacacacaccagccaaATCACAGTTCCTTTTAGGTCATACttcctccatttattttctgaaaatgaaccTCGGTGGTGTCTTTTCCTCAGACTGGGGGAAGGCACAGAGGTTGTGGGTATTACAGTGAGAGGAAATTAAAGTAGGAGAGGAGGGTATTGTAACCTCATTTGGATGGGGGTAGGGTCAGTCTTTAGAGAGGATGTTTAGGTAAAAGAGTACCAGGATGGTGAAGTAAGGAAATCTGGAATACTGTTTTTGAGAGATTAATCAAAGTACCAAAAAACTATAGAAATTGTTCAAAGAGAACCAGCTTCCTTTCCGTCCTGGAAGCAATTTATGACTTAATGCATACAGGCACATCCACAcaagcattttacttttttccccaggAAATTCTCAAAAGGACCTGGAGGCATAGATTGTATAGATTTACATGGAATATCACCATCACCAAGCAAATCCTCCCCCCAAAAGGTTGAGAGGGTGAAAACATCCTGGTCAGTGCTCAAAACTCCAGTGTGTCTTGCTTCTGAGCCTAGCAGGCCGAGTCAGGGGAAGAAATAGGAGTATAACAAgtcttctcatttctcctttgagCCATTACCGCAGCATCTTCTGACTGCTAGGAGCAGGCTCCAAATGTGTCTTGTCCGCAAGTGGTTCCACAGGGACTCTCATAGTGCCTGGCTCTTAGTAGACATTAAGTAGATGTTTActaacttcctttttaaaaacataactattctctttttaaagatttatttatttattcatgagagacacatgcacacagggagagagagacagagacaaagacagaaggagaagcaggctccatgcagagaccccgaTTGGGGGGGTGGCAGGGAACAGGGACGGGACATGGGACTCCCGcatgggatcctgccctgagcctacgctcaaccgctgagccactcaggtgtcccaaaacatAACTATTCTTATTCTCTTACCTGTGAACCCTGAATTGCTTATCAGAGTAGGCCTAGCATATACATTGCTAAATGCTTCTGAGTTGGattaaatgaaaatgggaaatataaaagcagaaaggGTGAGATGAAATCTATCCTTGTGGGCTGGAATGAAGGGAGCATACCAAGTGGCTGAAAGTGGGAGAAGGGGGTGGCATCTACACAGGAAGAGAGGctgcttcctcccttcttccatcCTATAACcagaaagtagagaaagaaatgaagtgagtTCGGTACTTAccagaaaggaaataaactagTTTTGGCTGAGAGATTTTTATCAGAAGTAATGCCTCAAGCGCTTTGAGTATCAGACAATGATGTTGACATTGCTCCTGTACTTCATAGTCcaagacaggcagaggagagggtggTTTTTTCCGTCTAGAAAAAAATGCTCATCCCTTCCTCAGAACATTTTGACTGTGAAGAAAGCGATTGTAAATAAGCTTCAAGTCTGCTTGGTGGTGGTCAGCTACGAACAGTGAGAAAGAGGGTGAGCTTTTTGTGAGGATTTATAGGacggaaggaggggaggagggggggagacTCCTGGGTAGgctgagggttttttgttttggtttgactctttgcttgtttgtttgtttgtttgtttgtttgttttggtggtgGCATCGGATCTAATCTGAACTGGATCTAGTCTAGGGCTGGGGGAGCAGAGTGAACACATTCGCATCAAAACCTACTTTGCCTCTCTTAATTTGGGCAGCTTTGGCTGACCAGTAGTAAACTGAAGATCTAGTCGGTCAGCAAGTGGGTGGGGAATTCTACCCCCTGGGAGAAGAGTTGCAGCAGCTTTGGAGGAGGGCGGGAGGCGGGGTAAGTTTGGTAAGAAATgctgtaatttccttttttactttcacAGCAATAGTGCAGAATCCGGAATGGATGTCCTCTTCGTAGCCATCCTTGCCGTGCCACTTATCCTGGGTAAGTTTACTTCTTTCCCTGAGCTTTTTTTGGCCAGGTCTTTTATCATAAGTGcggtgagagaaaagaaaaatgaagagagagtgagaggtgCAATTTAATGGGGAGTGATACACTGATCTGTGCCAGAGTCCAGTATCAGGGCGAGAGGGAGAGATCTGGGAAGTAGAGCcaagagaaggggaggaaagaagagacagCTGACAGCGGATGGAGCCCCAGACACATGGGTGACCTAACAAGAATCACTTCAGCTCTCCATCACTAGTGTTGAACAAGATGGAAAGGGACTACTGACAGGGTGAAGGAGAGAGGTGAGGCTCTTGAAAGGTGGGGCAGTCTGAAAATAGTGAGATAAGCCCGGGGATCTCCTTTCCCAGAAGGTTGGAGAAAAACCATCATATTAGTAAGGAAACAGAAATGGGGGGTGGCCTTTAGAGTAGTGGAGGACTGGCTTCCCTCTGGGAGAGAGTCCCAAAAGTAGCTTGGCTCCTTCCCTCCTTTGTTCCCAGTCTGCCAGGTACTctcattgtttccttttcctccagATGTGTGTGTCATTGCCTGGGGTTTGGGGAGAGCATTCAAGGAGCTTACGGATGTGTTGATAAGGAGGCCTGGAGTCCTTGATCTAATCATGTCAAAGCCACATATTTTTAGtcctgggaaggaagaaaaactaatGTAGATGGGTCATTTGGTCCAGCTGACTCATTTTGAGAGAGCGGATGTTAAGTGGCTTCTTCAGGGTTATTCTGCTAGTTAGCAGTGGATCCGGAACTAAAGTCTAAAATCCTAAGGATGTGTTTGTGTTG includes:
- the CA14 gene encoding carbonic anhydrase 14 isoform X3, which encodes MLFFSLLLEVIWILAAEGGPHGQDHWPASHPECGSNAQSPIDIQTDSVTFDPELPALQLQGYDQPGTEPLDLHNNGHTVQLSLPPTMYLEGLPRKYVAAQLHLHWGETGSLRGSEHQINGEATAAELHIVHYDSDSYDSLGEAAPKPQGLAVLGILIEVGEAKNPVYEHILSHLHEIRHKDQKTSVPPFNVGELLPPQLNQFFRYNGSLTTPPCYQSVLWTVFNRRAQISMGQVSGGELEELQETLFSTEEEPSKLLVRNYRAPQPLNQRTVFASFIQVGSLYTTGEMLSLGVGILVGCLCLLLAVYFIARKIRKKRLGNRKTVVFTSARTTEA
- the CA14 gene encoding carbonic anhydrase 14 isoform X4; amino-acid sequence: MLFFSLLLEVIWILAAEGVQLSLPPTMYLEGLPRKYVAAQLHLHWGETGSLRGSEHQINGEATAAELHIVHYDSDSYDSLGEAAPKPQGLAVLGILIEVGEAKNPVYEHILSHLHEIRHKDQKTSVPPFNVGELLPPQLNQFFRYNGSLTTPPCYQSVLWTVFNRRAQISMGQVSGGELEELQETLFSTEEEPSKLLVRNYRAPQPLNQRTVFASFIQVGSLYTTGEMLSLGVGILVGCLCLLLAVYFIARKIRKKRLGNRKTVVFTSARTTEA
- the CA14 gene encoding carbonic anhydrase 14 isoform X2; protein product: MLFFSLLLEVIWILAAEGGRQHWTYVGPHGQDHWPASHPECGSNAQSPIDIQTDSVTFDPELPALQLQGYDQPGTEPLDLHNNGHTVQLSLPPTMYLEGLPRKYVAAQLHLHWGETGSLRGSEHQINGEATAAELHIVHYDSDSYDSLGEAAPKPQGLAVLGILIEVGEAKNPVYEHILSHLHEIRHKDQKTSVPPFNVGELLPPQLNQFFRYNGSLTTPPCYQSVLWTVFNRRAQISMGQLEELQETLFSTEEEPSKLLVRNYRAPQPLNQRTVFASFIQVGSLYTTGEMLSLGVGILVGCLCLLLAVYFIARKIRKKRLGNRKTVVFTSARTTEA
- the CA14 gene encoding carbonic anhydrase 14 isoform X1, with the protein product MLFFSLLLEVIWILAAEGGRQHWTYVGPHGQDHWPASHPECGSNAQSPIDIQTDSVTFDPELPALQLQGYDQPGTEPLDLHNNGHTVQLSLPPTMYLEGLPRKYVAAQLHLHWGETGSLRGSEHQINGEATAAELHIVHYDSDSYDSLGEAAPKPQGLAVLGILIEVGEAKNPVYEHILSHLHEIRHKDQKTSVPPFNVGELLPPQLNQFFRYNGSLTTPPCYQSVLWTVFNRRAQISMGQVSGGELEELQETLFSTEEEPSKLLVRNYRAPQPLNQRTVFASFIQVGSLYTTGEMLSLGVGILVGCLCLLLAVYFIARKIRKKRLGNRKTVVFTSARTTEA
- the APH1A gene encoding gamma-secretase subunit APH-1A; this translates as MGAAVFFGCTFVAFGPAFALFLITVAGDPLRVIILVAGAFFWLVSLLLASVVWFILVHVTDRSDARLQYGLLIFGAAVSVLLQEVFRFAYYKLLKKADEGLASLSEDGRSPISIRQMAYVSGLSFGIISGVFSVINILADALGPGVVGIHGDSPYYFLTSAFLTAAIILLHTFWGVVFFDACERRRYWALGLVVGSHLLTSGLTFLNPWYEASLLPIYAVTVSMGLWAFITAGGSFRSIQRSLSCRRQEDSRVMVYSALRIPPED